A stretch of the Tardiphaga sp. 709 genome encodes the following:
- a CDS encoding cupin domain-containing protein, protein MLAAQSDVQQDTPEVRVTEWRLAPGAATGHHTHGMDYVIVPITTSVMTIVAPDGTRSQAPITTGKSYFRKAGVEHDVLNETDKEIVFLEVEVKKA, encoded by the coding sequence ATGCTCGCTGCCCAGTCCGACGTTCAGCAGGACACGCCCGAAGTTCGCGTCACCGAATGGAGACTCGCGCCCGGCGCGGCGACTGGTCACCACACCCATGGGATGGACTATGTGATCGTTCCGATCACCACGAGCGTGATGACCATCGTTGCGCCGGACGGCACCCGCTCGCAGGCGCCGATCACGACCGGCAAATCCTATTTCCGCAAGGCAGGCGTCGAGCATGACGTTCTGAATGAAACCGACAAGGAAATCGTGTTTCTCGAGGTCGAGGTTAAGAAAGCTTAA
- a CDS encoding ionic transporter y4hA, giving the protein MSAHPMPRSSWIFPTLAVLLFIATSIPSLGIGFTETTAGIVFAVVLLIILFGTVFAAVHHAEVIAHKIGEPFGTLLLTLAVTIIEVALIASIMLGDKSVPTLARDTVFAVVMIVCNGLVGICILVGGLRYREQDFQVTGSNIYLSVLIVMATITLILPNYTLTTPGPFYSNAQLAFVSVATIMLYAVFLYTQTIRHQDYFVADGSGEGAAGGHVSNRLLVVSAVLLLVSLLAVVLLAKKFSLVVDAGIERIGAPEAFAGILVALLILLPESVAAISAARGNDLQKSINLALGSSLATIGLTIPAVAVAAYALNKELVLGLSAQKMVLLVMTFVLSMLTFGTGRTNILFGLVHLVVFAVFIFMVFVP; this is encoded by the coding sequence ATGTCAGCACATCCCATGCCCAGATCGTCCTGGATTTTCCCCACATTGGCCGTTCTGCTTTTTATCGCGACGTCGATTCCTTCGCTCGGGATCGGATTCACGGAGACGACGGCTGGCATTGTGTTCGCGGTTGTTCTGCTGATCATCCTGTTCGGCACGGTGTTCGCCGCCGTGCATCATGCCGAAGTCATCGCACACAAGATCGGTGAACCGTTCGGCACGCTGTTGCTGACACTGGCCGTCACCATTATCGAGGTGGCGCTGATCGCCAGCATCATGCTCGGCGATAAATCCGTCCCGACGCTGGCGCGCGATACAGTCTTCGCGGTGGTGATGATCGTTTGCAACGGGTTGGTTGGCATCTGCATCCTCGTCGGAGGGCTGCGCTACCGTGAGCAGGATTTCCAGGTCACGGGGTCGAATATCTATCTCAGTGTGCTGATTGTGATGGCGACGATCACGCTCATCCTGCCGAATTACACCCTGACCACTCCAGGACCTTTCTATTCGAACGCACAGCTCGCTTTTGTCAGCGTCGCCACCATCATGCTCTATGCGGTGTTTCTCTACACACAGACCATCCGACATCAGGATTACTTCGTCGCAGACGGAAGTGGCGAAGGTGCCGCAGGCGGGCATGTTTCCAACCGTCTTCTGGTCGTCAGCGCCGTTTTGCTGCTGGTCTCGTTGCTGGCGGTGGTGCTGCTGGCGAAGAAATTCTCGCTGGTGGTAGATGCCGGCATTGAACGGATCGGCGCGCCGGAAGCCTTTGCAGGTATCCTCGTGGCGCTGCTGATCTTGCTGCCGGAAAGCGTCGCCGCGATTTCTGCCGCGCGTGGCAACGATCTGCAGAAGAGCATCAACCTCGCACTCGGTTCATCGCTCGCCACCATCGGACTGACGATACCTGCGGTTGCGGTGGCAGCCTATGCGTTAAACAAGGAATTGGTGCTCGGTCTCAGTGCGCAGAAGATGGTGCTGCTGGTGATGACCTTCGTGCTGAGCATGCTGACCTTTGGCACCGGGCGCACGAACATCCTGTTCGGGCTGGTCCATTTGGTGGTGTTTGCGGTATTCATCTTCATGGTGTTTGTGCCGTGA